In Alphaproteobacteria bacterium, one DNA window encodes the following:
- a CDS encoding DUF2313 domain-containing protein, with translation MLPHGPAWPRESNSVLTKLLTGLAQELARIDARSSELLSETDPRQTFEMLSEWERMAGLPDECWLPSSGSSVDYRRAALLMRLTGRGGQDAAYYIALAEALGYRSSGMVLELDFAGGPNRQWQADAIEAVPPDVMPAAAVVEFLPFTCESACADTLNTGDAGWGYTWRYDLAALRMTVMTCAASCTDSLRDWGDDVIECVIRRLRPAHTNVLFGYI, from the coding sequence TTGCTGCCGCACGGTCCCGCCTGGCCGCGTGAATCTAACTCTGTCCTCACGAAATTACTGACAGGCCTGGCGCAAGAACTGGCGCGGATCGATGCGCGGTCATCGGAACTGCTATCGGAAACGGATCCAAGGCAGACATTCGAGATGCTCTCGGAATGGGAGCGCATGGCGGGACTGCCGGACGAATGCTGGCTGCCGTCGAGTGGCAGCAGTGTGGATTATCGCCGCGCGGCCCTGCTGATGCGCCTGACCGGACGCGGCGGTCAAGACGCAGCCTATTACATCGCCCTGGCCGAGGCCCTGGGATACAGGTCGTCCGGCATGGTGCTGGAGCTGGATTTTGCCGGCGGCCCGAATCGGCAATGGCAAGCAGACGCAATTGAGGCGGTGCCGCCTGACGTCATGCCGGCGGCGGCGGTGGTCGAGTTCCTACCCTTTACCTGTGAATCGGCCTGCGCCGACACGCTCAACACGGGCGACGCGGGGTGGGGTTACACCTGGCGTTACGACCTGGCCGCGCTGCGCATGACCGTCATGACCTGCGCAGCCAGCTGCACGGACTCCCTGCGCGACTGGGGCGACGACGTCATCGAATGCGTCATCCGCCGCTTGAGGCCTGCACACACAAACGTTCTTTTCGGCTACATCTAA
- a CDS encoding phage GP46 family protein, with amino-acid sequence MTPVAALHRAVAISLFTWRRAQPGDVGPEQQRWGWWGDTTAEPSGSRIGSRLWLLSREKLLPETIARAKDYVREALAWLTEDGVASRVDVTAQRQGLDRLDVLIAITRSDGSQVDLRFADFWRSLYAI; translated from the coding sequence ATGACGCCCGTTGCGGCGTTGCACCGGGCCGTTGCCATCAGCCTGTTCACCTGGCGGCGCGCCCAGCCGGGCGATGTCGGACCCGAGCAGCAACGCTGGGGATGGTGGGGCGATACTACCGCCGAGCCGAGCGGAAGTCGGATCGGTTCGCGTTTGTGGTTGCTGTCTCGGGAAAAGCTACTCCCCGAGACGATCGCTAGGGCCAAGGATTATGTGCGTGAGGCGCTGGCGTGGTTAACCGAAGACGGTGTCGCCAGCCGCGTTGATGTGACAGCGCAGCGCCAGGGCCTGGATAGGCTGGATGTTTTGATCGCGATCACCCGATCAGACGGGTCGCAGGTTGATCTTCGATTTGCCGATTTTTGGAGATCGCTCTATGCCATTTAG
- a CDS encoding baseplate J/gp47 family protein, which translates to MPFSRPSLETLVSRTRADVLTRLSADEALRHCDAEVLARVEAGAAHGLYGYIDWLSRQFLADTAETEWLDRHGSIWGVARKAAATATGTVTFTTQAGAVIPVGATLQAADGAVYQVTAEVLATGASTTAALRAVLAGEAGNRLTGTPLSLTSPLAGVQSSATSGAITGGADVETDIAYRARILARIRRTPHGGAAHDYVAWALEIPGVTRAWCYPEELGLGTVTVRFVRDDDASLIPDSPEVATVQAHIDSVRPVTAQVTVVAPVAAPLAFTISGLAPSNAEVRAHIESALRNLLRIEAEPGETLLISHIREAISTAAGEYDHVLVSPSSNVTHSTGQLATFGGITWT; encoded by the coding sequence ATGCCATTTAGCCGCCCGAGCCTGGAGACGCTGGTCAGCCGCACCCGCGCCGACGTCCTGACGCGCCTGAGCGCGGACGAGGCCCTACGCCACTGTGACGCCGAGGTTTTGGCGCGCGTTGAGGCTGGCGCGGCCCATGGCCTGTACGGTTATATCGATTGGCTCTCGCGCCAGTTCCTGGCCGATACCGCAGAAACCGAATGGCTGGACCGCCACGGCTCGATCTGGGGCGTCGCGCGCAAGGCGGCGGCCACGGCTACAGGCACCGTTACCTTCACGACGCAGGCAGGGGCCGTGATCCCCGTGGGCGCGACGCTTCAGGCCGCCGATGGCGCGGTGTATCAGGTCACGGCGGAGGTCCTGGCCACAGGGGCATCCACCACGGCGGCCTTACGCGCCGTCCTTGCGGGCGAGGCCGGAAACCGCCTGACCGGTACGCCCTTGTCTCTTACCAGCCCCTTGGCTGGCGTGCAGTCCTCCGCCACGAGCGGCGCGATCACGGGCGGCGCGGATGTCGAAACGGATATCGCCTACCGCGCCCGCATCCTGGCCCGCATTCGGCGGACGCCCCATGGCGGCGCGGCCCATGATTATGTGGCTTGGGCGTTGGAAATCCCTGGTGTCACCCGCGCCTGGTGCTATCCGGAAGAACTCGGTCTGGGAACGGTCACCGTCCGCTTCGTGCGCGACGACGACGCCAGCCTGATCCCGGACTCCCCGGAAGTGGCGACGGTGCAGGCGCATATCGATTCTGTGCGGCCTGTCACCGCCCAGGTCACGGTGGTCGCGCCCGTTGCCGCACCCTTGGCCTTTACGATCAGCGGATTGGCTCCATCGAACGCCGAAGTGCGCGCCCATATCGAATCCGCTCTGCGCAATCTGCTGCGGATTGAGGCCGAGCCGGGCGAGACGCTGTTGATCTCGCATATCCGCGAGGCGATTTCGACGGCCGCCGGTGAGTACGACCATGTCTTGGTCAGCCCCTCATCGAATGTAACCCACAGCACCGGCCAGTTGGCGACCTTCGGGGGCATCACATGGACCTGA
- a CDS encoding phage tail tape measure protein — protein sequence MMTALVRQGVQGRDILDGIGKSAAYLGVQLQLAPEQAAEFAAKMRTATSTTPQDMLDLMDVIQRTANLGVDSQDMLAGFSKLTPALDMVKIKGLEAGKAMAPLLATAIRTGMAGESAGNAYRKMFMAFFDARKLGAVNAVLGKQGINLDFTNGKGEFGGFDKMFAQLQKLKALTTAQRVPLLKKLFGDDAETLQVVQLMIDGGKEAYSAMQTQLTGQADLLMRVNAQLATLKNLTEAAMGNLTNMAAAIAETLAPEIKAFMTDMGDLANAVRVYIGQNPALVRTLTAAATAFVGLKLGALVLSGALTILGVGMRAFGGPWLLILQAVAMAAGVIIANWGPISAFFKGLWDDVSAATKSTWEGLVNWFSGIWDRISAFIRPIMDGVRMARAGIDVLSGRAPSLSDATAFLPRAQPSTSLISGRQNLNGEVTVRFDNAPQGLRVTKAETNQPGLTLNPDVGYSSTAWGAP from the coding sequence CGAATTCGCGGCCAAGATGCGCACGGCCACCAGCACCACGCCCCAAGACATGCTGGACTTGATGGACGTGATTCAGCGCACGGCCAATCTGGGCGTGGATAGTCAGGACATGCTGGCGGGTTTTTCCAAGCTCACTCCGGCGTTGGATATGGTCAAGATCAAGGGGTTGGAGGCTGGCAAGGCCATGGCCCCTCTTCTGGCGACGGCCATCCGCACCGGCATGGCGGGCGAGTCGGCAGGCAACGCCTATCGCAAAATGTTCATGGCGTTCTTCGACGCCCGGAAACTCGGCGCGGTGAATGCAGTCTTAGGAAAACAGGGCATCAATCTGGACTTCACCAACGGCAAGGGCGAGTTCGGCGGGTTCGATAAGATGTTCGCGCAGCTTCAAAAGCTGAAAGCCCTGACCACGGCGCAGCGCGTGCCCTTGCTTAAAAAGCTTTTCGGTGACGATGCAGAGACGCTGCAAGTCGTACAGCTGATGATCGACGGTGGCAAGGAAGCCTATTCGGCCATGCAGACCCAGCTGACCGGCCAGGCCGATCTGCTGATGCGTGTCAACGCGCAGCTGGCCACGCTTAAGAATCTGACCGAGGCCGCGATGGGGAACCTGACCAACATGGCCGCCGCCATCGCCGAGACCCTAGCCCCGGAGATCAAAGCATTCATGACGGATATGGGCGATCTGGCCAACGCAGTGCGCGTCTATATCGGCCAGAACCCGGCCTTAGTCAGGACGCTGACGGCTGCTGCGACGGCATTCGTGGGTCTGAAACTGGGGGCGTTGGTGCTTAGCGGCGCGCTCACCATCCTTGGCGTCGGGATGCGCGCCTTCGGAGGTCCTTGGCTCTTGATCTTGCAGGCCGTCGCCATGGCGGCGGGCGTTATCATCGCCAATTGGGGGCCAATCTCGGCTTTCTTCAAAGGCCTGTGGGACGATGTCTCCGCCGCGACCAAAAGCACCTGGGAAGGGCTGGTGAATTGGTTCTCAGGGATATGGGATCGCATCTCGGCCTTCATCCGCCCGATCATGGACGGGGTACGCATGGCGCGCGCCGGGATCGACGTCCTATCTGGACGCGCGCCCAGCCTGTCGGACGCCACGGCTTTCCTGCCGCGCGCCCAGCCATCGACCAGCCTTATCTCGGGGCGGCAGAACCTAAACGGCGAGGTCACGGTGCGCTTTGATAATGCCCCCCAGGGGCTGCGTGTGACGAAGGCGGAGACCAATCAGCCCGGCCTGACGCTTAATCCCGATGTCGGATACAGCTCGACCGCTTGGGGCGCGCCCTGA
- a CDS encoding DNA adenine methylase, with the protein MKLSPRPPIKAERESVRPISPVAAYIGGKKLLAKQIVPLIDAAEHDTYAEPFVGMGGIFFRRTMRPRGEVINDLNRDVATLFRVLQRHYVPFCDMLRFGLSSRAEFDRLLAVDPDTQTDLERAARFLYLQRLTFGGKVAGQTFGVDPSRPARFSLTRLEPILEAVHDRLCDVTIECLRWQDFLTRYDRPGTLFYLDPPYWGSEDYYGKEAFSRDEFAEMADMLAAIKGRFILSLNDTPEVRALFVAFNQQAVTTAYSLNGCSPLRNIARGELIITGRPGR; encoded by the coding sequence ATGAAATTGTCACCGCGTCCGCCTATCAAGGCGGAAAGGGAATCGGTGCGTCCGATTTCCCCCGTCGCCGCCTATATCGGCGGCAAGAAACTGCTGGCAAAGCAGATCGTTCCCCTGATCGATGCCGCCGAGCATGATACCTATGCCGAGCCTTTTGTTGGTATGGGCGGCATTTTCTTCCGGCGCACCATGCGTCCGCGCGGCGAGGTCATCAACGATCTCAACAGGGACGTTGCCACTCTGTTCCGCGTGCTGCAACGCCACTATGTCCCGTTCTGCGACATGCTACGCTTCGGCCTAAGCAGCCGCGCAGAGTTTGATCGCCTTCTTGCCGTCGATCCGGACACGCAGACGGACCTGGAGCGCGCAGCCCGTTTCCTGTACCTGCAGCGTCTGACTTTCGGCGGCAAGGTCGCTGGACAGACTTTCGGGGTTGATCCATCCCGGCCTGCGCGATTCTCGCTGACACGGCTAGAGCCGATCCTGGAGGCCGTCCACGACCGCCTATGCGACGTCACGATTGAGTGTCTGCGCTGGCAGGATTTCCTCACGCGCTACGACCGACCAGGCACCCTATTTTATCTCGACCCACCCTATTGGGGCAGCGAAGACTATTACGGTAAGGAGGCATTTTCCCGAGACGAGTTTGCCGAAATGGCCGATATGCTGGCCGCCATCAAGGGGCGGTTCATTCTCAGCCTGAATGATACGCCGGAAGTTCGCGCATTATTCGTTGCATTTAATCAACAGGCTGTCACTACCGCCTATTCCCTCAACGGGTGTTCACCTCTCCGGAACATCGCCAGAGGAGAATTGATCATCACAGGCCGCCCAGGCCGTTGA
- a CDS encoding baseplate protein → MTAPSDRVILQIKDQLYEGWKSVRVTAGIERAARDFDIDITLRWPGQSGPDLPCVPGDACALRLGDDLVVTGYVDAVPVRYDAHALTVAVNGRSRTADLVDCSAHDAPGQWLGQKVETIAAALAKPYGIAVRTEVDTGRPIADHQVQQGETVFESLDRLLRQRQLLATDDAAGALVITKPGLLRATTALELGGNILTGEISRDWRDRFSEYQAKGQGSGTDSLFGVGASECLGSATDKAIRRHRLLVVTQSGQADTPSCGNRAEYERDLRAAKSEAVTYTVQGWRQADGALWKPNMMVHVTDAWLGIDRDLLITEVAYTLDEGGMLTTLSLTPPEGYTVPNAGEDVDV, encoded by the coding sequence ATGACGGCCCCGTCTGATCGCGTCATTCTCCAGATCAAGGATCAGCTTTACGAGGGATGGAAGAGCGTTCGCGTCACGGCAGGAATCGAACGGGCAGCGCGGGACTTCGATATCGACATCACCTTGCGCTGGCCAGGACAAAGCGGCCCCGATCTGCCCTGCGTTCCCGGAGATGCCTGCGCCTTGCGGCTCGGCGACGATCTTGTGGTCACAGGCTATGTCGATGCGGTCCCTGTTCGTTACGACGCCCACGCGCTGACGGTGGCTGTGAACGGACGCAGCCGCACGGCGGACCTCGTCGATTGCAGCGCCCATGATGCCCCCGGCCAATGGCTGGGACAAAAGGTCGAGACCATCGCCGCCGCCCTGGCCAAGCCTTACGGCATCGCGGTGCGGACCGAGGTGGACACAGGTCGCCCGATAGCGGATCACCAGGTTCAGCAGGGCGAGACGGTATTCGAAAGCCTGGACCGCCTGCTGCGTCAACGCCAATTGCTCGCGACGGACGATGCGGCGGGCGCGCTAGTCATCACAAAACCCGGCCTGTTGCGCGCGACGACGGCCCTGGAGCTGGGCGGGAATATTCTGACGGGAGAGATATCCCGCGATTGGCGGGATCGCTTTTCTGAATATCAGGCCAAAGGGCAGGGCAGTGGAACCGATAGCCTTTTTGGTGTCGGCGCATCGGAATGTCTTGGGTCAGCCACAGACAAGGCCATTCGTCGTCACCGATTGCTGGTCGTCACGCAAAGCGGCCAGGCGGACACTCCGTCTTGCGGCAACCGCGCCGAATACGAACGCGACCTGCGCGCGGCCAAGTCCGAGGCGGTCACCTATACCGTTCAGGGTTGGCGGCAGGCGGACGGGGCTTTGTGGAAACCCAATATGATGGTCCATGTCACCGATGCATGGCTTGGCATCGACCGCGATCTGCTGATTACCGAAGTCGCCTATACCCTCGACGAGGGAGGCATGCTGACAACCCTAAGCCTGACGCCGCCCGAAGGATACACGGTACCCAATGCTGGCGAGGATGTGGATGTCTGA
- a CDS encoding phage baseplate assembly protein, which yields MSERQISRALAPFARRIGNLASRGVVVMVNAALKMQGLQLRLMAGEIKDGVEHIEPYGFTAHPHPGAEAITLFFGGDRSHGVVLATPDRRYRLRNLAEGEVALYDDLGHVIKLSRGGIVVDGGGHPITVTNTPKLRCEMPLLECTGDIIAHCDD from the coding sequence ATGTCTGAGCGACAGATATCCCGCGCCCTCGCTCCGTTCGCGCGGCGCATCGGCAATCTGGCCAGTCGGGGCGTCGTGGTGATGGTCAATGCCGCCTTGAAGATGCAGGGCCTGCAGCTCCGGCTGATGGCGGGCGAGATCAAGGACGGGGTGGAGCATATCGAGCCTTATGGCTTTACGGCCCATCCCCATCCCGGTGCCGAGGCCATCACGCTGTTCTTTGGCGGCGACAGGTCCCACGGCGTGGTGCTGGCGACCCCCGACCGCCGCTATCGATTGCGAAACCTGGCCGAAGGCGAGGTCGCTCTGTACGACGATCTTGGACACGTTATCAAGCTTTCGCGCGGCGGGATCGTGGTGGATGGCGGTGGCCATCCGATCACGGTGACCAACACGCCCAAACTGCGCTGCGAGATGCCCTTACTGGAATGCACGGGCGACATCATCGCCCACTGCGACGATTGA
- a CDS encoding structural protein P5 — protein MSTRPVPRGIRNNNPGNIRRSRDPWQGLVKTQTDEAFLTFETPVYGIRALARTLITYQDKYFLRTTEDIINRWAPPAENRTGAYIASVTARTGRERKEELNLHSYQDLRPLVEAIIQHENGQQPYPDAQIDKALVLAGVEPPQKPLPQTRTVKAAKLATASTAGTAAIEAVQQIVEPAKTTLTTLAPSLDAAKWALLALTLLAVGVMVWARIDDRRRGLR, from the coding sequence ATGAGCACACGTCCCGTACCGCGCGGCATTCGCAACAACAACCCTGGCAACATCCGAAGATCACGCGACCCTTGGCAAGGTTTGGTCAAGACCCAGACTGACGAGGCATTCCTTACATTCGAAACGCCGGTCTATGGCATTCGGGCTTTGGCGCGGACGCTGATCACCTATCAGGACAAATATTTCCTGCGCACGACCGAGGATATCATCAACAGGTGGGCCCCTCCGGCGGAGAATCGCACAGGAGCCTATATCGCCTCCGTCACGGCGCGGACTGGCCGTGAGCGCAAGGAGGAATTGAACCTGCACAGCTATCAAGACCTGCGCCCCCTGGTCGAGGCCATCATCCAGCACGAAAACGGCCAGCAGCCCTACCCCGACGCCCAGATCGACAAGGCCTTAGTGCTGGCGGGTGTGGAACCGCCGCAAAAGCCGCTGCCCCAGACGCGCACCGTCAAGGCCGCCAAGCTTGCCACGGCCAGCACGGCAGGCACCGCCGCCATCGAGGCCGTTCAGCAGATCGTGGAACCGGCCAAGACGACTCTGACCACGCTGGCCCCATCTTTGGACGCCGCGAAATGGGCGCTCCTGGCCCTAACGCTTCTGGCTGTTGGCGTCATGGTGTGGGCGCGCATCGACGACCGCCGCCGGGGGCTGCGGTGA
- a CDS encoding DNA circularization N-terminal domain-containing protein, with the protein MRPASFRGVPFHVDGDDLVAGRRTVVHEYPQRDKPYAEDMGRATREISFYGFVIGPDYMLARDALLSALETEGPGQLIHPYYGTVQVSVLRCRVSHSRAEGGMARFDLSFSEAGELVFPSSQLATDRHVQLRATAALGALAAWFSSAFTLAGMAEWATVAAQSNLDGVLDAARGLVTDADATGQWVRMVDEQAPTAITQTPSSLADQMIAALTPPESIWPSANSVDAFSSMVSWAASGHSALAAPTSTGAIDPMGVQAGTNAAALRALARGALLVQGADQASRMPVTVYQDAMSARRILTRGIDAEILATTDDGLLNAWSDLRAALHRDLTVRAKNAARLVTVTPRTTLPALAVAYNLYEDTGRTSEIVARNKIRHPSFVPPEPLLALNR; encoded by the coding sequence ATGCGCCCCGCCAGTTTTCGGGGGGTTCCGTTCCATGTGGATGGGGATGATCTGGTCGCCGGGCGGCGCACTGTCGTTCACGAATATCCGCAGCGCGACAAGCCCTATGCCGAAGACATGGGCCGCGCGACGCGCGAGATAAGCTTTTACGGCTTCGTCATCGGGCCTGATTACATGTTGGCGCGCGATGCTTTGCTCTCCGCGCTTGAAACCGAGGGGCCGGGCCAGCTGATCCATCCCTATTACGGGACGGTTCAGGTCTCTGTTTTGCGTTGCCGCGTCTCGCATAGCCGCGCGGAAGGCGGCATGGCGCGGTTCGATCTGTCCTTTTCCGAGGCTGGCGAACTGGTATTCCCCTCCTCGCAATTGGCGACGGATCGACATGTGCAGTTGCGCGCGACCGCCGCGCTGGGCGCGCTGGCGGCGTGGTTCTCGTCGGCCTTTACATTGGCGGGCATGGCGGAATGGGCGACGGTCGCGGCGCAGAGCAATCTGGACGGCGTGTTGGATGCCGCGCGAGGGCTGGTTACCGATGCAGATGCCACGGGACAGTGGGTACGGATGGTGGACGAACAAGCCCCGACGGCTATCACACAAACTCCGTCTTCTTTGGCCGATCAGATGATCGCCGCGTTGACCCCGCCTGAAAGCATCTGGCCGAGCGCGAACTCTGTGGATGCTTTTTCTTCGATGGTCTCATGGGCCGCATCGGGTCATTCGGCCTTGGCCGCACCGACATCAACCGGCGCTATCGATCCCATGGGCGTCCAGGCAGGCACCAACGCCGCCGCCTTACGCGCCTTGGCGCGTGGGGCCTTGCTTGTCCAAGGGGCCGATCAAGCCAGCCGGATGCCGGTCACGGTCTATCAAGATGCCATGTCGGCGCGGCGCATACTGACACGCGGCATCGATGCGGAGATCCTGGCGACCACCGATGACGGGCTGTTGAACGCCTGGTCGGACCTGCGCGCGGCCTTGCACCGTGACTTGACGGTACGGGCCAAAAACGCGGCGCGGCTGGTGACGGTGACGCCGCGAACCACGCTTCCCGCTTTGGCGGTGGCCTATAATCTGTATGAAGACACGGGCCGCACCAGCGAGATCGTCGCCAGGAACAAGATTCGTCACCCAAGCTTCGTACCGCCCGAACCCCTGCTGGCCCTCAACCGATGA
- a CDS encoding tail fiber assembly protein yields MTIFYSAATNGFYIPEIHGDAIPADAVEITREEHEALMTANSQGKVISANAEGSPVALDPPPPSPEYLIRCQIADLERLQTPRRLREAMLTEAGRLWLADQDQQINILRGTLKDVLVGGSG; encoded by the coding sequence ATGACAATTTTTTACAGCGCCGCAACAAACGGATTCTACATCCCCGAAATCCATGGCGATGCTATCCCGGCCGACGCCGTCGAGATTACCCGGGAAGAGCATGAAGCTTTGATGACGGCCAATTCGCAGGGGAAAGTTATCTCGGCAAATGCCGAAGGAAGTCCCGTTGCGCTTGATCCCCCGCCGCCCTCGCCGGAATATCTGATCAGGTGTCAAATCGCCGATCTTGAGCGGTTACAAACGCCGCGCCGCCTGCGCGAGGCCATGTTGACCGAGGCAGGAAGATTGTGGCTGGCCGATCAGGATCAACAGATAAACATTCTGCGCGGGACGTTGAAAGACGTTCTGGTTGGTGGTTCCGGCTGA